A single region of the Cucumis melo cultivar AY chromosome 3, USDA_Cmelo_AY_1.0, whole genome shotgun sequence genome encodes:
- the LOC127148436 gene encoding uncharacterized protein LOC127148436 — MFNRLVGGNRAIVVDEPGVTRDRLYGRSFWGDNEFMVVDTGEVLSVSKTQNDVMEELAISTTIGMDGIPLASREAAVARMPSMIERQATAAVEEASSSNSVSDILIFLLATRS, encoded by the exons ATGTTTAATAGACTTGTTGGG GGGAACAGGGCTATTGTTGTGGATGAACCTGGTGTTACTAGGGATCGGTTATATGGTAGATCCTTTTGGGGGGACAATGAATTTATGGTTGTGGATACAGGAGAGGTTCTTTCTGTCTCGAAAACACAAAATGATGTTATGGAGGAATTGGCTATCTCGACAACCATAGGCATGGATGGAATTCCCCTTGCTTCCAGAGAAGCAGCTGTTGCAAGGATGCCGTCAATGATTGAGAGGCAAGCCACAGCAGCTGTAGAAGAAGCATCATCATCAAATTCAGTTtctgatattttgatatttctactagcaactaggtcataa